From the genome of Gracilibacillus salitolerans, one region includes:
- the metK gene encoding methionine adenosyltransferase, with translation MAKNRRLFTSESVTEGHPDKICDQISDAILDEILSKDPNARVACETTVTTGLILVSGEITTSTYVDIPKIVRNTIKEIGYTRAKYGFDAETCGVLTAIDEQSADIAGGVDQALEAREGQMTDNEIEAIGAGDQGLMFGYANNETPELMPLPISLAHRLAKQLSNVRKNKTLDYLRPDGKTQVTVEYDENDKPQRVDTIVISTQHHQDITLEQIQNDVKEHVIKPVVPAELLDENTKYFINPTGRFVIGGPQGDAGLTGRKIIVDTYGGYARHGGGAFSGKDATKVDRSAAYAARYVAKNIVAAGLAENCEVQFAYAIGVAQPVSISINTFGTGKYTEEELVAAVRENFDLRPAGIINMLDLRRPIYRNTAAYGHFGRTDGDFPWENTDKVDVLKSFLSKA, from the coding sequence ATGGCGAAAAATAGACGCTTATTTACATCAGAATCAGTTACAGAAGGTCATCCGGATAAAATTTGTGATCAGATTTCTGATGCAATCTTAGATGAAATTTTATCAAAGGATCCAAATGCAAGAGTAGCTTGCGAAACAACGGTGACAACTGGATTAATACTAGTCTCTGGAGAGATTACTACATCCACGTATGTAGATATTCCAAAAATAGTTCGTAACACGATTAAAGAAATTGGTTATACAAGAGCGAAGTATGGTTTTGACGCAGAAACTTGTGGTGTATTGACAGCCATCGATGAACAATCAGCCGATATTGCTGGTGGTGTTGATCAGGCACTTGAAGCACGTGAAGGCCAAATGACAGACAATGAAATTGAAGCAATCGGTGCGGGTGACCAAGGGCTAATGTTTGGTTATGCTAATAACGAAACACCAGAGTTAATGCCATTGCCAATCAGCTTGGCACACCGTCTAGCAAAACAATTATCAAATGTTCGAAAAAATAAAACGTTAGATTATCTGCGTCCTGATGGAAAAACACAAGTAACAGTGGAATACGATGAAAATGACAAACCTCAACGTGTTGATACCATTGTTATTTCTACACAACATCATCAGGATATTACCTTAGAGCAAATCCAAAATGATGTAAAAGAACACGTCATTAAACCAGTTGTACCTGCTGAATTATTAGATGAGAATACGAAATACTTTATTAATCCAACTGGACGTTTTGTAATCGGCGGTCCCCAAGGTGATGCTGGTTTAACAGGACGTAAAATCATCGTCGATACGTATGGTGGATATGCTCGTCACGGTGGCGGTGCTTTCAGTGGTAAAGATGCAACAAAAGTTGACCGTTCTGCTGCATATGCTGCTCGTTATGTTGCGAAAAATATCGTGGCTGCAGGCTTAGCAGAAAATTGTGAGGTACAATTTGCGTACGCGATCGGTGTAGCACAGCCTGTATCTATCTCTATCAATACATTTGGTACTGGAAAGTATACAGAAGAAGAATTAGTTGCCGCGGTACGTGAAAACTTCGATCTTCGCCCAGCTGGCATTATTAATATGTTAGACTTAAGAAGACCAATTTACCGTAATACAGCTGCGTACGGTCACTTTGGACGTACAGATGGAGATTTCCCATGGGAAAACACTGATAAAGTAGACGTATTAAAATCATTCCTGTCAAAAGCATAA
- the asnB gene encoding asparagine synthase (glutamine-hydrolyzing), with protein MCGFIGLLKAETKWLDDSERKEFENRNNIIRHRGPDDEGYYEDEHIILGFRRLSIIDVECGHQPITYDDDRYWMVFNGEIYNYLELRESLQKQGMTFSTDSDTEVIIAMFAKKGVDTFSELRGMFSLLIWDKAEQCLYGARDMFGIKPFFYKDSDEGIYFASEKKSLFTESEQIDHEAMQHYFTYQYVPEPMTINKHISKIEPGSYFIKEKGMPLASYHYFQPEFNVKHYEDKDWIERIQSTLDQSVAMHMRSDVPVGSFLSGGIDSSLIVALAKRYHPEIKTFSVGFEQNGYSEIDVAKETADKLEVENYSYIISPEEFVAKLPKIIWYLDDPLADPACVPLYFVAREAKKHVKVVLSGEGADELFGGYNIYREPESLRIFESIPTPAKDLLARVADVLPEGVKGKSFLERGTTPLRQRYIGNAKMFEEAEKQKLLKNYVEENYYQTVTAPFYDQIEHEHPVHQMQYIDMQTWLRGDILLKADKMTMAHSLELRVPFLDKEVFKVAREIPVSKKITNGTTKHILREAASGIVPDHVLNRKKLGFPVPIRHWLKNELYEWAKNLIHESATDHLLEKHVIIDFLDEHCKGKKDNSRKLWTVLMFMLWHQIYIEKMYDISELQEDNTESKLVHI; from the coding sequence ATGTGTGGTTTTATTGGACTATTAAAAGCAGAAACAAAATGGTTAGATGATTCAGAACGGAAAGAATTTGAAAACCGTAATAATATTATTCGTCATCGAGGTCCAGATGATGAGGGTTATTATGAAGATGAGCATATTATATTAGGTTTTAGAAGATTAAGTATAATTGATGTTGAATGTGGACACCAACCAATTACATATGATGATGATCGGTATTGGATGGTGTTCAATGGCGAAATATATAACTACTTGGAATTGAGAGAATCACTACAGAAACAAGGAATGACCTTTTCGACAGATTCTGACACCGAGGTCATCATTGCCATGTTTGCTAAAAAAGGTGTCGATACGTTTAGTGAACTTCGGGGAATGTTTTCGTTATTAATCTGGGATAAAGCAGAGCAATGTTTATACGGAGCAAGGGATATGTTTGGTATCAAACCGTTTTTTTATAAGGATTCAGATGAGGGAATATATTTTGCTTCTGAAAAGAAAAGCTTATTTACTGAATCAGAGCAAATAGATCATGAAGCAATGCAACATTACTTTACCTACCAATATGTACCTGAGCCGATGACCATAAACAAACATATTAGTAAGATAGAGCCAGGCAGTTATTTTATCAAAGAAAAAGGTATGCCATTAGCAAGCTATCATTATTTTCAACCAGAGTTTAATGTCAAACATTATGAAGATAAGGATTGGATCGAACGTATACAATCTACTTTAGATCAATCTGTTGCAATGCATATGCGCAGTGATGTCCCGGTAGGGTCTTTCTTATCTGGGGGTATTGACTCTTCGCTTATCGTCGCCTTAGCCAAAAGATATCATCCAGAAATAAAGACTTTTTCCGTTGGGTTTGAGCAAAATGGTTATTCTGAAATTGATGTCGCAAAAGAAACAGCTGATAAGTTAGAAGTAGAAAACTACTCATATATTATTTCGCCAGAGGAGTTTGTAGCGAAACTGCCGAAGATCATTTGGTATTTGGATGATCCTTTAGCAGATCCAGCCTGTGTACCTCTCTATTTCGTTGCAAGAGAAGCGAAAAAACATGTGAAGGTAGTGTTATCAGGTGAAGGAGCGGACGAATTATTTGGTGGTTATAATATATACCGTGAACCTGAATCATTACGAATCTTTGAGTCCATTCCAACACCAGCGAAAGATTTATTAGCACGTGTTGCCGATGTTCTGCCAGAAGGTGTAAAAGGAAAAAGCTTTTTAGAGAGAGGTACAACGCCATTAAGGCAACGGTATATTGGAAATGCTAAGATGTTTGAGGAAGCGGAAAAACAGAAGTTGTTAAAAAATTATGTTGAAGAAAACTATTATCAAACGGTGACAGCACCATTTTATGATCAAATTGAACATGAGCATCCCGTACATCAAATGCAATATATTGATATGCAAACATGGTTACGTGGAGATATTTTGCTTAAAGCAGATAAAATGACGATGGCACATTCTTTGGAATTACGTGTTCCATTTTTGGATAAAGAAGTGTTCAAAGTGGCCAGAGAGATACCCGTATCAAAGAAAATAACAAATGGTACAACGAAACATATTTTACGAGAAGCTGCTAGTGGTATAGTACCGGATCATGTATTAAATCGAAAGAAACTAGGTTTCCCGGTTCCCATTCGCCACTGGTTAAAAAACGAGTTATATGAATGGGCTAAAAATCTTATCCATGAGAGTGCAACGGATCATCTGTTAGAAAAGCATGTCATTATCGATTTTCTAGATGAACATTGTAAGGGTAAAAAGGATAATAGCAGAAAACTTTGGACTGTTTTAATGTTTATGTTATGGCACCAGATTTATATCGAGAAAATGTATGATATTTCAGAATTACAAGAAGATAACACAGAAAGCAAGCTTGTTCATATATAA
- a CDS encoding gamma carbonic anhydrase codes for MLYNYKGKTPSIDQTAYIAPDCVITGDVEIGAYSSIWFKTVIRGDVAPVKIGAFSNIQDLSLLHQSPDLPLIVEDHVTVGHQVTLHSAVIRKNALIGMGSIILDGAEIGEGAFVGAGSLVPPGKKIPPRTLAFGSPAKVVRELTKADIEEMERIQQDYVKKGQTYKQE; via the coding sequence ATGCTTTATAATTATAAAGGAAAAACTCCTTCCATTGATCAAACAGCTTACATTGCACCAGACTGCGTGATTACAGGAGATGTTGAAATTGGAGCTTACTCAAGCATTTGGTTTAAAACAGTGATTCGAGGTGATGTGGCACCAGTTAAAATCGGGGCCTTTTCCAATATTCAAGATTTATCATTACTACACCAAAGTCCGGACTTGCCATTGATCGTAGAGGATCATGTTACAGTGGGGCATCAGGTCACCTTACACTCTGCTGTTATTCGTAAAAATGCGTTAATCGGCATGGGATCGATCATTTTAGATGGAGCAGAAATTGGTGAAGGCGCGTTTGTTGGTGCAGGCAGTTTAGTACCTCCCGGTAAAAAAATACCACCACGTACGCTCGCTTTTGGAAGCCCTGCTAAAGTAGTCCGTGAATTAACGAAAGCAGACATCGAAGAAATGGAACGCATTCAACAAGATTATGTTAAAAAGGGGCAAACCTATAAACAAGAATAG